The Aspergillus luchuensis IFO 4308 DNA, chromosome 6, nearly complete sequence genome segment CATGGGCATATCAGGCGGTGACTGATCAAAGGGGTACATGCTTCAGGCTACCTGATGGTTAGGTCGTCAACCGGTATTGACAGAGTCATGGTACAGGTTGCTTTCGGCAGCTGACATTCAATAACAGATTTCAACGAACATAAACACAGGTGATATCATTGCAAATGGATTCCGCTCAGtcaaaacaaaacagacaGGATAGATGCTCGTCGGGGAATCGAAACATGATAGAAGAACAGCGGCGTCATCAACTTCGTAGAGTGAACACGTGAATCATGAGATGAGAGGGAGTCGCACTCCAAGTAGACGATAAATGCAGAGGTATACCAACGCTATCAACACCTTATTGCCCTGGCAATTTAGCGTAGTTTTGGAAGCCAATAATAGCCGCGAGGCCGATATCCCGATCTTTAAACAGCAGTCCTCTCCAAATAGACAGACGAAGGTAAAAGAGCAAAAAGCAACCCTTGCCTCTGCGATGAGAATCAGAATCAGCATGAAGAACGTTGGGCAGCATAGTTATAATAACACAAGGTCCGCGAGGACACAACTGGTTTATGAACACATATTTGTTCGTCGGTCGAGCACAGTGTGGCTCGTCCGTCGTTTTGTGGATAGTTTTTTACTTTTGCAATGACCGCCATCGACCTCCGAGGTCGCAGTGAAGGGTAGACAGACAAGTAATGGGGCGTATAAGCAACCGTGGGCTCGTCAACCGATAGAGGAAATTCGAATATAGGGAAGCCTCCGGGATAGAATGACTATGTAATGGCGCTAGGGTAATCCGGGTAGAAAGAAAGGTTTGAGGGTTGAAGTTCAAGAGTATAAGGTGTGTTGGAGTGCGGACAGGAACATATCGCGAGGGTTGGCATCTCAGTGTCTCCGGCGGGCGGCTTGATCCAGGCGTTGATCGAGACCTTCTATACGTCCACGATACGCTTTCACGATTTCTCTAATATGCCCGATCTTCGCAAGCTCATTCTCCAAGTCGTCAATTGAGGCTAAAATGGAACGGGTACGGGCAATCTCGGCATCAGCGTTGCGAATGACGTTGCCGGCGCGATCGTAAGTGCTTTGGATAGATATCTGCATTTGCTCTTCCAGCTACTATGTGTTAGTGTCGGAATATTAGGCGATCATCAGGAGGGGTATTGAAGGGAAGCAAAGCTAGCCAGGCCACTGTAGCAGACAATATCAAAGGGAAAACAACGGAACAACAGACAGAGGAGTGGACCTCCAACGGCAtatagagaaagaggaagaaagcgCAGCACCTACATCATCAAGGCGATTGCGAATCTGTTGTTGCAAAccatccagctgctgcgATAGCGCCCGTAGGCTCATGGGATCCAGAATTAAACGACCGTGGCTGCTGGCGGCACTGGCGGCGCGCGAACTGGAGTTGCTGGTGCGTCCGGTCCCTCGGCCCCTGGAAACACCATTGGCACCGTGGCCGCCCTGCAGGGCtatctgttgttgttgcctcAGAATTTGGATCTCGGAGGAGGTGAGGCCAAGCGAAGTGTCGGGAATCGAGGCTGATACGGACATTTGGTCCCGGCAGAGACATGCTCCTACCGCGACAACAGTCTAGGAAGCGCCGGTCGATCTCGTGGTGGGGAGATTGAACGAACCGAAGTTCATGATGAGAACCGATATGCGCAGGTGAGAGAGATCTCGTGAACGAGCGTCTGAGAGGGGAAGTATAAGAAAGCcgggagaaaaggagggaagagagaaatgtCGTAGGTGAAATCAGGCAAGGATAGACACGACCCgtgggatgagatggagggggggggagggagggaagaagggaaggaggaaacAGGTCAAGACCCGGTCAATGGGCGGAGTCTTGTCAGGTTCCCCAAGTGGATGATAATCCCGTTGagagaaataattaaagtatcATTGGAAGTCAAAGGAGGGAAGCCAGAGAGGGGACAAGGCTCGATAATTGGATCGTTGGTgacagagaaaaaggaacgaAGAAAGTGGCCCCCGTGAGTCGGTCGGGGGTTACACTGACGGGCGACAATGCTATTGATTTGATCTTCAAGGAAGAGCCTGGCACGAGCGATTCGAGACGAACGGGCCAGTGGTCAGCCTCGGAAGTTGGCTGAaatgtggaggaagaggaggaggaggagcgagcAAAAAAAGTCGCGGGCGAatacaaggaagaggaggttgtaCTAGTAGGAGGATAGTGTAGATAGAAAAGATGGAGGTGCGGGAACCCGTTCGGAGGGGAAACAGAAATGACAAGGTTgaacaggaagaagcaaCGATGAAAATGATAAGATTCAGGACAGTTGGTGAGTAGACCAGGCCGTGGGGGTCTTTTTATGCACCGTATCTCATTCTACAGACGTTCCTGTTCTCCTCATTGATCCCTGGGTACCTGAAtcttggagaggaggtaCTTGTGTTGgtgtagtagcagcagttcGGGGGTGACCTTCTATACCGAACAATATCCTGACCGACACGGGAAAGATTGGCTGATGCGATATAGTTAATCCCCTTGACTTGCAATCGCATTGACAATCAACTCAGGATATAGTATTACACCAATCGATCAATCCATTTGAAAGCGAAAGTCAACCAGGATCATCCGATTGTTGGACGAACGGCGGTGttgaaaagaaagggagcgTGACCCCCAAACAGGCAAGGAACTCTCCCAACTTCGCCCGCCCGCAATTTTGACGGCATCGCGTCCTTCTCCAAACGCTCTTCTCCCACTCCACCGTCCTCCCCCTCTCAGCACCCAATCATCTTGTTACCACCTTCATATATCCTACTCGAATCCTTCTACCGAGGCGACTCTTAATCTCCAATCAATTTCCCCTCAAGCCCTATCTGTGCTCTGCGTCCGTACAGCTGACAAAAGCACCTCACCAACCATCTCGTCCGAATTGCCGCACCAAGCGCTTCTTCAACCGCCATCGACGACGTTGGcatccacacacacccccCATACTTCAGGCCGACTACTGGGCCTCCTCGTTATTCGGCAAAAGGACAGAGTAAGACTCGTTGCGCTGCCCAACCTGTGAGGCTTGAGCCTTGCGCCCTAGGTTGTCGTGACCTTGATATTATTGGTCTTGGGTCAAGGTTCCGCAGCTACAGTCGGCTTCGCGAATCCGCTGCGCCCGTGGTTGGCTTTCCCATGCAGCTTGGTCAGCTACTAGCCTGTGAGcacctttctttcttcctccccataGCTTAGTGTGCTGCAGGAGCTCCCTGATGGCCATACAGCCTCCGGAGCTCGTCATACCCGAGCCTGTCCCCCCTCATCCCCGACAATTCGAGAGCTAGATTACAAAGAACTACATTAGATACGTGAGATTGGatttgactgactgacttcaAGAAATCAAACCATCCAGTACCCACATAGTGCCTAAAGAGACAACCGGAATAATACCCATCCCCGTGGAGTAATTGACGCCCTACCCATCCACCTCATACCTCAacttcaccctccccaacccatcacCCACCATGcccaaagacaaagaacgCAGCTTAAACCCGGCGGCGGCGCAACGCAAACTCGACAAACAAAAAAGTCTCAAGAAAGGCAAAGCCGAAGCGCAAGCCCGACGAAACGAGAAACTAGCGCGTCGCAACCCCGAGCGCATCCAACGACAAATCAACGACCTCAAAGCATTCGAAGAATCCGGACAAAAGCTACGACCCCGCGATCAGGAGCTTCTGGAAGCCCTGGAACGTGATCTGCGCGCCGTGCAGAAGGCCAGAGAAGCGTTGGGCGATAAGGCACCCAAATTCGACAACTTTGAATCTAGACGAGGCGGTCAGCACCGTGGGCGCGGGGATGCTGCAGTCTTAGGCAAACGCAGGCGAGATGGCGGCGACGGCAACCGGTTTAGGCACGATGGTGATGAcgggagtagtagtagcgaCGAGACAGATGAGGAGGTGAGAAGGATACCCATGCCGAGGGATACGCCTCCGCCTATCCCGCGACAGTTTCGGAAAGGAGGGCCAGGAGGAGAGGCtgcaggtggtggtggtcggggcCCGCACGCTCTTCCGGCGAAACCGCCCGTCGTCGAAGCGAAGACTGTGTACGAGGCCAAGCCGGAGATCAGGAATCTCCGACAAGAGGCGATCAATAAGTTCGTTCCTGCAGCTGTCAGGGTCAAACAGGAAGCTATACGGGGACAAGGCAAGCTCTTGGAaccggaggagatggatcggCTGGAGCAAGCAGGGTATAATGCCGGACCTgcagaaggcgaggagaaAGCTTCGTCGGCTGCTCCAGctgctgttgatgaggaCACTCAACGCagactggaagaggaggagaggcggTTCAATCAGGAGCTTCGGTCCGTGCAGATTGAAGAAgtggaggacgaggaagcatAATAATCAATCACTTCTTCTGCCACCATGACCTAACCTGTGACCCGTCACCCCATGATTAGGATCTTACGAGGCGTTAGTCGGATCTCAAATCAATGTAACTATAACTCGACGCGATACGGAAAGAAATTAAACATCAAATTTCAGAATGACCCGTCCATCGACAGTTGAATTTCCAAACAAGCTATTTTTGGTCACGAGTTAACTTCGGACATATGCACCAATTTGAAATATTGGAGTGAGATGACAAGAATCGAAGCAAAGTCTGCCATTGCAGAACTTATGAGAGAAAACCCAATCGGTATGTACACAGGAGCCCTTCCCATACCATATGTAGCCCATGATTCACCAAATAAACACCAACCGTGAAACACCATTAGAATGGGGGTGGAAAGGAAATGTGAGGTTCAAAAGAGTGTGGCAGAGGATATCTAGGGAAAAGGCCGTGGTAAAAAGGCTCGAATCATCATAAGCTGAATCAGAATCGCGTCGAATCACCAAGATGTCTTTCAATAGCAGTAATCCAAACAGGGGATGTCAAATGTAATATCTGTACAAGTCGAGAAGTGAAGTGAAGATCAAACAACAGGGGCATCACGGCATTAGAGAACAAAGGAAAGTGAAGATCCTGGTGAGATAGGATTAACGACGATGCGGCGCAACTAAATGCATCCACGTCCCATGACTGGCATGGCCAACGTTGGTCTTTGAGACAATCCACCAGCCGTAACTCCGGAATATGTTCGACTATTAATAGTAGATATGGTGAGGTGAGGAGAGGTCCTCAAGGGAGATACCCAAAAGCCTACTGCAGCTACTCCTGCGGATCAACCAGCAAGAAGCACGCAGTTACTAGGTGTATGAGAAATGGTGGCAATATCTGAATGTCGCCCAGGTGAAAAGCGCGATTGGAGTCACCTCAGGTTGCGGATAACTTTTCTGCCTCGGGCCAAGAAGGGACTGGGCATCTCGTCCCTCTCGGGATCCCAAACAGCTGGAGAATCGCGCTCTGTCGGCTTCAACCCGGTGCGGGGATCACTCGCACACCGCTTGATTTCATCGATGGGACGGCCGCCAGCACGCGCCTGTGCCAATTCAACCAAGGTTCGACCGCCCATGTTGCGTTGCATGACGGCTTTGTacatctcctccccgcctccaTTCGCCTTTGAGGCTAATTGCTTGATGCCTGTCTTGCGCGTGGGTGAGCCAGCATCGGCAGCCAGATTTGCTGATGACGGGATCTTGGACAAACGTCGGTGAGGCGATCGTGATTTGGCTTCCCTCTGCTGGCTGTCGCCAGATCCACCAGATGACATCTGCGGCAGTCTTGACCCATTGGTGGGAAAGATGGGAGGCTGGGTGCTCAGCTTCTGCATAAAAGCAGCGGTGTTCTGACGGAGAAGGGGCCTGGGCGGAGCCTTGAAGGGATCAGGCTTGACCTTGGGGCGTGTTGGAGAAGGTAGATCGGGgatgtcatcttcatcgtcagaGTAAGCCAGGGTAGGTTCCCACTTTGTGCGGTttttctccgcctccgcgaAGATGTTCTTGCCGGAATGGGTCCCAGAGGTCCGACGCGGGGACAAAGAGAGTGATGCAATGGAGATAGGGGAAGGCTCTGCCATCTGAACATCCATAGGCGATTCGACCACGGTTTTTGAGCGGTTGAAGGGGGTACGGGTTTCCTTCCGTTGTGCCTTGCTCGCAGCAGGCGATTCCAGTGATAGATTGCTGATATCAGTACCAGAAGGCTGTTCAGTGTCATTG includes the following:
- a CDS encoding WW domain binding protein 11 (COG:S;~EggNog:ENOG410PIJW;~InterPro:IPR019007;~PFAM:PF09429;~go_process: GO:0006396 - RNA processing [Evidence IEA]), which produces MPKDKERSLNPAAAQRKLDKQKSLKKGKAEAQARRNEKLARRNPERIQRQINDLKAFEESGQKLRPRDQELLEALERDLRAVQKAREALGDKAPKFDNFESRRGGQHRGRGDAAVLGKRRRDGGDGNRFRHDGDDGSSSSDETDEEVRRIPMPRDTPPPIPRQFRKGGPGGEAAGGGGRGPHALPAKPPVVEAKTVYEAKPEIRNLRQEAINKFVPAAVRVKQEAIRGQGKLLEPEEMDRLEQAGYNAGPAEGEEKASSAAPAAVDEDTQRRLEEEERRFNQELRSVQIEEVEDEEA
- a CDS encoding uncharacterized protein (COG:S;~EggNog:ENOG410PSSC;~InterPro:IPR034455;~go_component: GO:0031083 - BLOC-1 complex [Evidence IEA]) translates to MSVSASIPDTSLGLTSSEIQILRQQQQIALQGGHGANGVSRGRGTGRTSNSSSRAASAASSHGRLILDPMSLRALSQQLDGLQQQIRNRLDDLEEQMQISIQSTYDRAGNVIRNADAEIARTRSILASIDDLENELAKIGHIREIVKAYRGRIEGLDQRLDQAARRRH